AACCACATGAAACTGACATTACATACTTGTTGTCTAACTAAAATTATGCTCTGAAGATGCTTTTTTACTGGCAAGATGTTAAGCTGTGATTAGTATATTGTGTTAAAGGGACACACTTACTGCTGGTATTCCATGCTTTAGGCCTTAAAGGTGACAGAACCACAGAATCGTCATTTCGCACTACGATATGCTGAAATTAAAAGGTTACAATGTGATAGGATTTGATGCAAGTGCTATACAGGCTGGCAAAGACAACAGCAAGGCAGTGGTGATGGCAGgccgcgatatttcttttcgcacatcagttggggacccctcatgaaacgtcacaaaataaacatgaatattcattagttatATCCATGTGTGTGTGATGTAACAACAattcactaaagcttggttcccactagaacgtaacgcaaggacgtaaacgcaacgcaagcgttttaaccaatgacaagcgaagttatagacagttagcaatcacaagcgaataagccatcgcttgtgattggtcaattcacttgcgttgcgttacgtccttgtgttgcgtcgctagtgggaaccacgcttaaagcgtggttcccactagaacgcaacgcaacgtaacgcagcgacgtatcgacacaaagtgctgtattgcgtaatcacaagtgggaaccgacgacgccaCAGTGCTGCAAatatcgcaggtttgatttcacgcaggcggggaaatcacaatgattggaagggcatttttcttccgttgcgtaggttgcgttacgttgcgtcgctagtgggaaccaagctttatggaAACGCTTTCTGTCGAATGGATTAGAttatggactttacatgtcgatgtatgaGGTTCGAATCTCATGAACAACTTCTTTTTACTTAatagtgagagagattatttagagggttaggttcagttatattaaagcgtggttcccactagcgacgcaacgtaacgcaagctacgcaacgtaagaaaatgcccttgcagtcattgtgttttcccccgcctgcgtgaaatcaaaactgcgatgtttgcagcagcAGTGTttcgtcgtcggttcccacttgtgattacgcaatacatcactttgcgtcgatacatCGCTGCGTtgcattctagtgggaaccacgctgtAGGAAGTtgttcggctatctttcacataaggggTCCACAacttatgtacaaaaaaaaatcgcttGCAGGCCTAGGTATGATACAAGGATTTTTGTTGTGACATTACACATATTTTGGCTATATTTCGCTTGACAATTTGACGTACTTTGTCTCTGATCGATATTTGTATCGGGTCATTTATGCCATGGAACAaccctaaagcgtggttcccactagaacgcaacgcaacgtaacgcagcgacgtatcgacgcaaagtgctgtattgcgtaatcacaagtgggaaccgacgacgcaacagtgctactaaaatcgcaggtttgatttcacgtaggcgggggcaaacacaattattggaagggtaTTTTGgcacgttgcgttacgttgcgtcgctagtgtgaACCAAACTTAACCCTATAGATTATTATCGTTCAGAAATAAAAGCAAAACATATTAGGTTACTTTGTAGCGTTACTATTTTGAGTGGTTTAGCATTAAttttggttctcactaggacacAACGTAGACgaaacgcaagcgagttgaccaatcacacgcgactgttcgaataatatatcgcttgtgattggtcaaataactttgcgttgcgttacgtccttgcgttgcgtcctagtgggaaccaagctttattagGAATAAGTAAAGCGTTGATACTTTAATATAAGCgtgttaattaaataatgtatacagtAGCTTATATCTTAACCGATTACTATATCAGCAAACTAAGatcaaaatacaattataaataaataaatacatttttagattAAGTATTGGGGATGATGATATCGGTTATACAAGTTtacaaattatgaaaaatatgGAACGCCAACAAGATTATAGTAAGAGTAAGTAAAATGATGAAGCACAATTAAATAGTACAATGTTGCGATATGAAAGTGTACAGGTACATAAATGATAAATGACATAAGTAACCGTACGGTTCCTCCATGCCGTACGCGCACAATTTGTGCGTAAATTGaaatatggaacgccaaaaacCATGACACTGCGgaagaaatattatttcctCTATGGTGACACATAATTGTCATATTGGCGTTTCATATTTAAATCGAGAATTTtgaaagtgaaaaaaaataatcagcTGCAGTGCGTATCAATACTCACACGGGCGATTTTTAAATGACTGCGCGTGGTAGCGCGAGTACGGTATATGACGTCATTAATTGCATACGTTCAAGATGAAACAGAATGATCTATGAATAGCAATCTTGGTGTGAAAATTAAGTTGTATTTTTAAACACAACACTGATCAACAAGTATGATttgaccaaggcaatctaattTTCTTTCTAATTTTTGTTCTTCTACTGCATAGAATTTGATACATAAAGCAAAACGCCCTTTAAGCAGAGAAGCAACGTcgtttaaaaaaagttatataGTTAAATATATACGTCATCAAGATCTTGAGTGTGATTGGCTGAGACACGACGATCGTGCaacgttttatttttaaacagtttgcAGAGAGGATTACATATCTTGCACTCATTctagattaaaatataaatgcGCAAACAGAACATAAAAGTATAATAAACTAGTATGTAGATTGATTAAACATTAACCTAAAATGTTTCACATTGGTAAAGGCTAACGCACGCGcactagaaaaaaataaatatttctggCATGCGTTGATGATCTCCTTTTAAAAATCTATGAAGAACGCAAAGGTATAACAATGTGCGCAGTAGGGCTCTAAATGTCATGCGTGGTATTAAACCGGAAGTATGATGACGAGACCTAGAATGATGCAGAGACCTAGAATGATGCATGATGGTAAATACAATggtataaataaacattaaaaaaggaacattaaaatgttaggaaaatgaaaacaaagttagtgttatcatatttttttatgagtAGTATGCAGACAAAAGATTACAATGAAAGTTGAAAAAATGATGATTAAATGAATAAAGTTGATTAGAGAGAACACTGATTGCAGGCTAGGCATTCTTACCGGACTGTTCTTCATAATGCCATTATTCCTAGGTCTTAACTCTCGCCAATccttaaataaaatttaacgtAAAATTCCAATTGTTGTACATAATCCTAGAACTTCATAACTGAGgtggtaaatttattttgaaacagtagtagtagtagtagtggtagtagtagtattaaCTACTACCTTCACTACATCTTTAGAGTTAGACCTACACTATAGTCAAGAGATTGGCTACACCAGCAACTGAATTGTTGTTGTAGTTTGCTCGGGTTTACAAACAAAAGTTTGTTACAGTGTAGACTTTCCAAACATATTTTCAGTTTGTCGAAGTTTGTCAACTGCtttacactagcaaactttactGAATTGTTGTAGTTTGCTCGGGTTTACAAACTAAAGTTTGCTACAGTGTAGACTTTCGCAAACTTATTTTCAGTTTGCTGACTTTTGTCAACTGCTCTACACTGTAATAGCAAACTTTAGAAAACTTTTCCTAACAAAATCGAAGTAATTTGGTCGAATTTTCAAACAATGTTTGTCCGTGAAGACTACTGTAGACTAGGCTTTAGTAATACAAGTTAGTTTGCGAGTAATGGTAAAATTAGCAAAATGGAAAACAGTGGGTAAATATTCCCATGTGACATCACAATTTACCAATACTTACCGATTCATATTTATTGTCAAAGTTATTCCTTTTTTTGCCTTTGTATTTATTCGACGTCATGTGCTCGATTCCGACAACAACGAACGATAGCACAATGCCCATCATCAAGATGTAGAACGCGCCAGCTATTTTGCTCAGTCCTATCTCATTGGCATTGGCATTTCTGGCAAGATTCGCAGGATCGTCGCTACACGAACTTTCTCTTTCAAACCATTTCTTGCGCATGTCTTCTAGTTCACCGTCTTCTTGCAGCTTAAGAATActaaaaaatgatgataataataatttatttggaagttaaactttttaaacagtggcacacttcttgaatgaagtaattaaaatagaaatataagaAAAGTAATTTAACAAGAAAACTTAAACCAAATtatgtacaatatataaaagtaaaaaaagtaGCCTAATACAGGATATAAAATTGATCAGAAACGAGAATACACAGTCGATTCTCGGTACTGCATCTctttccgaagtatcataggaatatttggtaatacaacatcacatgtgtttcacatgtagtaaccttacatgatacagccaccacatgtgatacaaatgAGATGATATATTACCAAATAATCTTATGATACTTCTGAAACagatagtatgtggagatacagcattGGGAATCATAACTTATACTTACGCCATTGACATTTTGTCTCTATAAGGTGAGCCTTGGGCGGTAGCGATACCATACCCCTTAAGATTAAATGGTTTACCAACAGTCATTAGATCACACTCGGCCTGCTTGATATAATCTAAAATTGGTGCGTCCCAAAAGAAAGCGTAGCCCCCTTCTGATACTCGGTTATACCCTGCCTTATCGCTTTCAACCCACGGTGAATTTTCCGGCAAGTGTTCATCTGAGTTCATATAGCTCCACATAATTTCATATATACCGGTGTGTTTCCTTTTCTCAAAATATTTCTGTAAACTGCTTCCGTTTATTGTACCGTATGAAATCTTCTTTTGGTAAGCCAGATCTTCCAGAGAGTTTATTGGATTTTCCATCCGGGTTACTGTAAGAAAGGCGGCGAGATTGGCGGTATACGTCGCTATGATGATCAGTGCGAACATCCACCACGCGGCACTTAAGATTCTACCAGATATTGATATTGGAGTGTTGTCACCGCCTAAAAATCgaaatataattatatcttTAAATCAAATAGCTTGGTGTATTGGTTAGCATTGTAGAGCCTGTGTGTTTCGAAAGAAGGCAACATAATTGAATCATATAAAAGAGCAAGTTGATCAAGTTTAGGTATGCCAAATTTACAAACTTTTAATCAATTAGTAAAAATCTATATCTAAAGCTTTTTGTTATTCTAGAAGCGTTTTTTAATAAAAGCTTGCAATTTAGCATGTTCTGACGGGTATTTAAAAGCGGTGTTCGTTCTTAAGTAGGTTATAAGTAAATTAAAAGTTAAACTTGCTTATAATAATGAAGTTGATGTTTTCTCTGTCTATCATAACATTATAGTACAACATAGTTGGAAACACATGCAATCACGGCAGATAAAAACTAGTTCTAATGTTTCtacttaaataattattatttctacaGTATGATATGACTTGTTCCCGAGCATATAAACTGGACAAGGAATGAAAGAAGATGACGGAATACAAATGATGACTGATCGATAGAGGAAAATTGGTGAAGAGAAATGTATCTACGATGCAActataatgacgtcattaatGTTTGGATTTGGAACCACTGAAATCTATAATAGTATTCACCATAAAAGAGTGGTGACAGTCACTGCACGCGATAACATGCACAAAGTTTAAAAAGGAGAAAGATATGAgattgtgataaaaaaaattgagataaaaaatgaatgaaatgagcATGGATGCAAGGtagtgaagaaaaaaaaagaagagctTCAACCCATGCGATTGAGGGCGCACCTGCCAACTACATGCAAATTAGCAAAGGCGCCAAGACGCAGACGACAAAAGAGATATTTGCCTGTTTGTGTGTGTATTCGCTCATATTTCCACGGAGCTGTTAACAAAATCGAACGCAACGTATgcaaataaagaaaatataagaaTCAAGAAAATATGTagctttaaaattgaaataaacttCTGTCTTGTGGCAAATACCTCTAGTATAGTCTTGTCCTTTTAAAAGTTAGGgaatagaaaaaaacaaactacGCATGCGTCAAACGATTTCTAAACCTGCGAAAAAttgcaattaaattaaaacacgATAAATGAACGTGTTTGCCTagtattacataaaataaaaactttgtTGAGCAAATTTTCCTCTCATAGAAGTAGACACAAATCCCAGAGGTATTCGCCCCTTCGaccaattatttaaacaaattatttaagaacaaaaacaaccacaaataaatataaatatttgtatgtttAATAAGCTAATTAGTATGTGCTTTAAACTGTAACGTATTAATCATCTCATATAAAGGGTATTGCCCGAAAACTTCTAAAAACCAAAATGATGTTTTCAAAATCGAatgcaaataaattaaaactgaacatatctatatattattcataaaataCACTAACAACAGTAATACGTCATCAAAGATAtttgaagcttggttcccactaggacgtaaccgcaacaacgcaagcaagttgaccaatgacaaccgacagtttgaataatccatcgcttgtgattggtcaaatcacgtacgttgcgttacgtccttgcgttgcgtctctagtgggaaccaagcattaggcACATATCCATACTTGAATTGATGATACTGATGATTGTCGCAatgcatattaaaataattatgtttaaaaataaaaatggtttaaaataatGAAGGTAAATATTTTGACGAACCTTGCTGCATACACGATGCAAACGCAAACCACATACTATTCCTAAAGTTGAAGTCGTCAACATCCGGGCTTCTATCATTACTTCGATAACTGCTGTAAGGACTGAGCCTATCCAAAACGTAAACAAGAATACCAACAACAAACAGCGCAGCCAAAATTGAAAACCAAACCGTCCAAGCGAGAGGATCGAGAAAAGCGAAAACGTTATGTTGCTCTTGAGGTTTTTTCATTAATATTCCCACGCCGTAGTTCATATATGGCTTGGTAAAATCGATCACTTCCTCTCGATCTGAATTAATAATCATACCGGCCAACGCAATGTCTGCCcgctgtaaaaaaaaagaatcataTAGATCTAGGCTATGTATGTTAATACTAAACACCAATAAAACTTACGgtaatactaaaaaaagtaTGTTTTGTGCCTTCACAAACTCTTCAAAAATGTTATGTATGCAATTAAGAAATGACATTTCATTCcaattctcactcctgaggacgatcaaagcatattgaatgaaacgtcgagaaacCCAGGGacttttcagaactaaatatACGTGGTGCAGTTACATAAAATACTGAACCAAGACAGCCTCTTACGTCATAGTAAACCTCTCCAATGAGTCCATTCCAGGTCCCATCACCTTCCTTGACACCATATTGTTTGTCTGGCACATCATATATTTGATATTTGAAGTCCAAATCTTCTGCAATTTTCTTTATCAACTCGATACAAAAACCGGTATGTCTGGGCCCATCGACTGTGTCCTCTTTTACAACAAACGGTGCTTCCTAAATagataagataatataaagataaataataaacaagtaaAGAAAAGGAAgaaattattataaacctatatCTAAAAAAGCACATACCAACAGACTATAAAAATTGATGTTtagataatttatattaatagcTTGCTATTCTTTTAAAAgagttattacaatattttggtttctcgTGGTTTAACATCAGTTCAAAATTCGCGCTCTTCTTGCAGGCATAGGATACGTCAACTTTTCCTAATATAGCGGCCTTTCATTTTTACGACGCGCCACGCGCATAACAGCTAGTTATAGAATATGTACACGTCACGTGAAGAATGATGACGTACGtcgtgaaaaaaaaatgtcacgTTCAGCTCGTTTCTTGACGACACGCGGGCACTAGTTGTTCCGTCTGTAAACGTTTTATTCGAGCCTTTGTATGTTTGCAACGTGACCTTTTGACCTACCTCAATTGTAACAATTCGTAGCGTCTTATTAGGTGGAAACGAATTCTTGAAAACAAAAAGTCGTGCTGTTAGATTGACTCCGTTGACTGGATCCCAAGTCCCAACCTGTAGAAAAACATCATTACggatgatttttaaaatgacttACTTGCACACCAAAAGAAAAACTCCGGAGACGCTCCGGAGTTGACACCctggtgttttggtgtgaaaggggtattatagTACACGGTTAAGAATCATTCAAAGACCTCAATTACCTTTGCCGACGACAAAATATTTGATGTTCGTTGAATTGTTAGGATTTCCATGGCAACATAATTGTTTTCATCAGATTTTGAGAGATTAATCAATCCCGTGAGACCTGGTACCGGTTTCATCTTTATCAAAATATAGATAATCAATACTTTGTTAGATCacatgatataggcctatattatctgCAATAACTATAGTGGATGTTAGATAACATTAAAAGACtggtgacgtcacagcaatttacggcgacggctgtacggcgagcgcgCGCGGCGCGATATCGTAAATCTCGCGATTGTTCTGAAGTCATATGTACATacctaatacgttgttaaaatatggttttcaaaattcattttgGTTACGACTGCAGAAGCAGCGTTAGAAACGCTTTGTATAACGCATTGGTACGTTTTTCGTAAATCAGCGTTTCTTGATTTGAATAGATAGTTTAAGACGGTTAGAACATAAACTAATGAATAAGATGATTACATACCGATCGGACAGTACTCATTATCTTCGAACCTGTCTCCCATATGTCCTTTTTTCttcgtaaacatttatttttcattgggtTGTCCCAACTTTCATTGACTTGACGATCCATGGCGGTTGCTACAAATCGGACTGCATCGTACAAATACGCAGCCGTTACCTACATATACAATTGTTTATTAACAAAtcaggtttatcgcaaatagcgtgcGCGACGCATGGTGGGAAGGATTTAGGgcaaacgtcacgacgcgtacgtacgtgatttgttgtttgtacgtacgcgtcgtgacgtttgctcccaaacccttcccaccatgcattgtgcaatgacgttcttctcgaaatcaagctatttgcgatgAACCTATGGTATGATGTTGACGAATAATGTGCAAGTACGTGTGCTTTGTGATGACTAAAATAGATTAACTAAAATCAATTTGATCACAGAGATATGAAAGTTATTGTAACAgccctttgatcttatgtctggctgcgacaaacaCCAAcggtactgtactatgtacatattctccgcggTGTGGTGTCTGTTAACTAAACAATATTGAGGGAGCCAATTGACCAATCGAATCAGTCAAGAAGTTTAGGAGGCCAGGAAATGAtagtgtcgcagccacagacaACCTCTTGAGCTTCCCTGGTCCGATGAACGCCGAGACCCACTATTTTTGTGTGTGCAAATGTATCCAATGTATAGAGTataattacgtcagagtagagCAAATATTTGACCAATTATTTTCGTCTACGCACCTGGATATCTCCAAGAGGGCTTGGCGTGATGACCGTCTGATTGGTATCGTGGTGGAGGTGTGGATGCAGGCTTCTCCAGGCTTCCACGAACTCTTTCGGTTCAGTCTTGATCAGCATCTCGTGTCGTAACAACGTCATAATCCCCGTGTCCGAATAGTTAAAGAAGTTTAACTCATCTCCTGTctaaattataacaaaataatgaatatctAACGATCTAATACACAATTTGCACATTCTTTTGGTTGTTAAAGGCCAACCCAGACCGCGTCTCGTCGGGagaaaacatgtttaaagttctccCGACGACATAAAAACGACGCTACCTCAAGACGACTCGTCTCgtcgggattcaactcagacagcaccgacAAGTAAAGACGTTtcgtcgggcctcgtcgtaTGACGTTGTCTGAGTTGGTCTTAAGCCAACAAAACTAAACGAAAATCACCAATATACGCAATTGACGAGTCAAATGTTATCATGCGCGCACGCTGAAAAATGATCTTAATTTACAACTACCGTATAAATGTTTTCTTGATAACTTACCTCATCATAACTCTCAGTGGGTGCTACTTCTCCTTTCGGGTACTCCTAAAAgaaatttatatttctttttattttcaaactatTGTAAAGATAGTAAAGTAATAGTAAAGATACACTATTTAACCACCAACCTAGATACACGTACACGATATACTGAATTGCGTTTAATGACAATAACTGCAACAATTAGTGTATGTTTTAaggttaattataatttaagtCTTTCTTTCAAATATTTGACACTGAAATTATGTCAAAAGTTTAAAATCTACGAATATTTTTGGATAACAACTGTTTTAAAACGtgattaattattaacaaaCGTGAAAAACAAGTATTGATACGTGGAAACGCGACaatatacgtgacgtcacgttCTTGCCGATACGTCACAGTTGTTGCTACATGAAGCAACGATTGTTACACAAATGGAGGAACTCATTGCTGCGTTACACGATTGCTGTTTGCGCAAAGAAAGTAGCGTGGCGTACACTGGTTACCACGCACGTGCAGCTTGCGTGCTACTGTACAGCACCCATTATTTCATCAGAGTGCTAAATGCACATTTTAAAAACTGCCGTTCATTCGCATGTCATGCTGCATCAGTTGTGCATCGTTCCTACATCATGTAGCAATACAAGTTATTACGTCATTATCATGTATAGTCACGTTTGCGCAAGCGCATTAATAGTACTAACCATTAACCTGACTATCCATACATATACACAAGAGGGAGATCACAAACAACACTATCACATTTACATGTTTTACATTCTGTATGGTTAATGTACTCATAGACGAGCATAATTAGGTCTACGCGCGCGCCATAGTATTtccgttaaataaacaataaccaATAGAAGCCATTTCATAGTTTCACAACTACGCATGCTCGCTTCGCAACTTCAAGGAATAAAGGAGAATGGTAgacttcccccccccccccccaagtcTATAGTTAATTCGAGGCTTTTCGATGTTTGTTTACAAGCTCAAAtagtacacgtatgaaacgccatatgtgccaaaatatttatccttTAACTAATGTTAAGTCAACGCAGACTAGGGTAATGGGTGTGGTGTGAAACGTGTGCAATGAAATTGGAAGTGGTAGGATGGTCCCATTCGTAATATATAAGAGTAAAGCAGTACTGTACTTCTgaccaagtaggcctacagcatGAGCACATACTATGAAATAGCTTCTATTGCATTGGCAAacacattacaaaaaaaagcatTAGGTCTATGTAAAGAATATTGTGTTTTTGCATGGCAAGGAAACATGGCGGCCAGTTTATTAAAACTACGTTTAATATCAAACACTGTGATCCAATTATTGTTCTAAAGCAGTCGAATTTGGGTgcaactaattaaaaaaaaacaaagttattaacattatattaatgttattgatGTACTGATATGAAGTGCAGCACTAGAGGGCGTGATTAAAT
This is a stretch of genomic DNA from Antedon mediterranea chromosome 3, ecAntMedi1.1, whole genome shotgun sequence. It encodes these proteins:
- the LOC140045447 gene encoding glutamate receptor ionotropic, delta-2-like isoform X1 → MNVFIICLLLLSLHHIVGGISGTSNTEMPTNIYIGVMLEDPTQKERDIVELAAQQINESKNILANITFSYHLKFFKSADTYEVLSEVCSWIEENITALVSSATCETNLAIQSIAEEYNIPHFAVPKDKCPKEKNNSFTVSIRPSFEHQNVMLFEIIKRLEWIKVCIFYDSDIAFRNVEDMLQEASNKNYYLEVVLFRLEKNKTGELDTVSSLDLANKSSIKKMIVFCNTMNSLKLLQRAANHGMANGNGNYKWIVTTQMSRDEVRPLTEYPKGEVAPTESYDETGDELNFFNYSDTGIMTLLRHEMLIKTEPKEFVEAWRSLHPHLHHDTNQTVITPSPLGDIQVTAAYLYDAVRFVATAMDRQVNESWDNPMKNKCLRRKKDIWETGSKIMSTVRSMKPVPGLTGLINLSKSDENNYVAMEILTIQRTSNILSSAKVGTWDPVNGVNLTARLFVFKNSFPPNKTLRIVTIEEAPFVVKEDTVDGPRHTGFCIELIKKIAEDLDFKYQIYDVPDKQYGVKEGDGTWNGLIGEVYYDRADIALAGMIINSDREEVIDFTKPYMNYGVGILMKKPQEQHNVFAFLDPLAWTVWFSILAALFVVGILVYVLDRLSPYSSYRSNDRSPDVDDFNFRNSMWFAFASCMQQAPWKYERIHTQTGGDNTPISISGRILSAAWWMFALIIIATYTANLAAFLTVTRMENPINSLEDLAYQKKISYGTINGSSLQKYFEKRKHTGIYEIMWSYMNSDEHLPENSPWVESDKAGYNRVSEGGYAFFWDAPILDYIKQAECDLMTVGKPFNLKGYGIATAQGSPYRDKMSMAILKLQEDGELEDMRKKWFERESSCSDDPANLARNANANEIGLSKIAGAFYILMMGIVLSFVVVGIEHMTSNKYKGKKRNNFDNKYESDWRELRPRNNGIMKNSPHIVVRNDDSVVLSPLRPKAWNTSINTESAC
- the LOC140045447 gene encoding glutamate receptor ionotropic, delta-2-like isoform X3 is translated as MNVFIICLLLLSLHHIVGGISGTSNTEMPTNIYIGVMLEDPTQKERDIVELAAQQINESKNILANITFSYHLKFFKSADTYEVLSEVCSWIEENITALVSSATCETNLAIQSIAEEYNIPHFAVPKDKCPKEKNNSFTVSIRPSFEHQNVMLFEIIKRLEWIKVCIFYDSDIAFRNVEDMLQEASNKNYYLEVVLFRLEKNKTGELDTVSSLDLANKSSIKKMIVFCNTMNSLKLLQRAANHGMANGNGNYKWIVTTQMSRDEVRPLTEYPKGEVAPTESYDETGDELNFFNYSDTGIMTLLRHEMLIKTEPKEFVEAWRSLHPHLHHDTNQTVITPSPLGDIQVTAAYLYDAVRFVATAMDRQVNESWDNPMKNKCLRRKKDIWETGSKIMSTVRSMKPVPGLTGLINLSKSDENNYVAMEILTIQRTSNILSSAKVGTWDPVNGVNLTARLFVFKNSFPPNKTLRIVTIEEAPFVVKEDTVDGPRHTGFCIELIKKIAEDLDFKYQIYDVPDKQYGVKEGDGTWNGLIGEVYYDRADIALAGMIINSDREEVIDFTKPYMNYGVGILMKKPQEQHNVFAFLDPLAWTVWFSILAALFVVGILVYVLDRLSPYSSYRSNDRSPDVDDFNFRNSMWFAFASCMQQGGDNTPISISGRILSAAWWMFALIIIATYTANLAAFLTVTRMENPINSLEDLAYQKKISYGTINGSSLQKYFEKRKHTGIYEIMWSYMNSDEHLPENSPWVESDKAGYNRVSEGGYAFFWDAPILDYIKQAECDLMTVGKPFNLKGYGIATAQGSPYRDKMSMAILKLQEDGELEDMRKKWFERESSCSDDPANLARNANANEIGLSKIAGAFYILMMGIVLSFVVVGIEHMTSNKYKGKKRNNFDNKYESDWRELRPRNNGIMKNSPHIVVRNDDSVVLSPLRPKAWNTSINTESAC
- the LOC140045447 gene encoding glutamate receptor ionotropic, delta-2-like isoform X2 — encoded protein: MNVFIICLLLLSLHHIVGGISGTSNTEMPTNIYIGVMLEDPTQKERDIVELAAQQINESKNILANITFSYHLKFFKSADTYEVLSEVCSWIEENITALVSSATCETNLAIQSIAEEYNIPHFAVPKDKCPKEKNNSFTVSIRPSFEHQNVMLFEIIKRLEWIKVCIFYDSDIAFRNVEDMLQEASNKNYYLEVVLFRLEKNKTGELDTVSSLDLANKSSIKKMIVFCNTMNSLKLLQRAANHGMANGNGNYKWIVTTQEYPKGEVAPTESYDETGDELNFFNYSDTGIMTLLRHEMLIKTEPKEFVEAWRSLHPHLHHDTNQTVITPSPLGDIQVTAAYLYDAVRFVATAMDRQVNESWDNPMKNKCLRRKKDIWETGSKIMSTVRSMKPVPGLTGLINLSKSDENNYVAMEILTIQRTSNILSSAKVGTWDPVNGVNLTARLFVFKNSFPPNKTLRIVTIEEAPFVVKEDTVDGPRHTGFCIELIKKIAEDLDFKYQIYDVPDKQYGVKEGDGTWNGLIGEVYYDRADIALAGMIINSDREEVIDFTKPYMNYGVGILMKKPQEQHNVFAFLDPLAWTVWFSILAALFVVGILVYVLDRLSPYSSYRSNDRSPDVDDFNFRNSMWFAFASCMQQAPWKYERIHTQTGGDNTPISISGRILSAAWWMFALIIIATYTANLAAFLTVTRMENPINSLEDLAYQKKISYGTINGSSLQKYFEKRKHTGIYEIMWSYMNSDEHLPENSPWVESDKAGYNRVSEGGYAFFWDAPILDYIKQAECDLMTVGKPFNLKGYGIATAQGSPYRDKMSMAILKLQEDGELEDMRKKWFERESSCSDDPANLARNANANEIGLSKIAGAFYILMMGIVLSFVVVGIEHMTSNKYKGKKRNNFDNKYESDWRELRPRNNGIMKNSPHIVVRNDDSVVLSPLRPKAWNTSINTESAC
- the LOC140045447 gene encoding glutamate receptor ionotropic, delta-2-like isoform X5, with the protein product MNVFIICLLLLSLHHIVGGISGTSNTEMPTNIYIGVMLEDPTQKERDIVELAAQQINESKNILANITFSYHLKFFKSADTYEVLSEVCSWIEENITALVSSATCETNLAIQSIAEEYNIPHFAVPKDKCPKEKNNSFTVSIRPSFEHQNVMLFEIIKRLEWIKVCIFYDSDIAFRNVEDMLQEASNKNYYLEVVLFRLEKNKTGELDTVSSLDLANKSSIKKMIVFCNTMNSLKLLQRAANHGMANGNGNYKWIVTTQMSRDEVRPLTEYPKGEVAPTESYDETGDELNFFNYSDTGIMTLLRHEMLIKTEPKEFVEAWRSLHPHLHHDTNQTVITPSPLGDIQVTAAYLYDAVRFVATAMDRQVNESWDNPMKNKCLRRKKDIWETGSKIMSTVRSMKPVPGLTGLINLSKSDENNYVAMEILTIQRTSNILSSAKVGTWDPVNGVNLTARLFVFKNSFPPNKTLRIVTIEEAPFVVKEDTVDGPRHTGFCIELIKKIAEDLDFKYQIYDVPDKQYGVKEGDGTWNGLIGEVYYDRADIALAGMIINSDREEVIDFTKPYMNYGVGILMKKPQEQHNVFAFLDPLAWTVWFSILAALFVVGILVYVLDRLSPYSSYRSNDRSPDVDDFNFRNSMWFAFASCMQQAPWKYERIHTQTGGDNTPISISGRILSAAWWMFALIIIATYTANLAAFLTVTRMENPINSLEDLAYQKKISYGTINGSSLQKYFEKRKHTGIYEIMWSYMNSDEHLPENSPWVESDKAGYNRVSEGGYAFFWDAPILDYIKQAECDLMTVGKPFNLKGYGIATAQGSPYRDKMSMAILKLQEDGELEDMRKKWFERESSCSDDPANLARNANANEIGLSKIAGAFYILMMGIVLSFVVVGIEHMTSNKYKGKKRNNFDNKYESHIVVRNDDSVVLSPLRPKAWNTSINTESAC